The following proteins are encoded in a genomic region of Dioscorea cayenensis subsp. rotundata cultivar TDr96_F1 chromosome 8, TDr96_F1_v2_PseudoChromosome.rev07_lg8_w22 25.fasta, whole genome shotgun sequence:
- the LOC120266498 gene encoding RING-H2 finger protein ATL13-like produces MTLQTPPPPSLPLPLSIPLPPLPTLPFFPPPSPPPPPPPPTYIKFENKISPSILLIIVILTIIFFISGLLHLLIRFILKPINREAEDHLDNNVTVLQGQLQQLFHLHDSGVDQSCIDTLPIFLYKAIIGLKDPFDCAVCLCEFEPDDKLRLLPMCSHAFHLGCIDTWLLSHSTCPLCRTSLLLPHHDHCLVSPACCIPMVLVLESGNVSSREICSSDQVLAEHDGHGHDLEHDDQSMQIVQVLDDVLEEKLMVPVKLGKFRSTTSTTTTAHDQVHEGTSSDQKIDQRRCFSMGSCEYVMDHRSLLQVAIKPSSNKKKIMSGRFHSSRSFESSDHHHNHRAIGNVLQKESFSFSKIWLKEKHKESSSVLSRSEEAPSFARRTLLWLVGKQENKMVNQV; encoded by the coding sequence ATGACTCTCCAAACTCCACCACCACCTTCTCTTCCCCTTCCTCTCTCCATCCCCCTCCCACCACTACCAACACTACCTTTCTTCCCACCAccttcaccaccaccaccaccacctccaccaacTTACatcaaatttgaaaacaaaataagccCAAGTATCCTTCTCATCATAGTAATCCTAacaatcatcttcttcatctcaggtcttctccatcttctcatCAGATTCATACTTAAACCCATCAACAGAGAAGCAGAAGATCACTTAGACAATAATGTGACAGTCCTCCAAGGCCAACTCCAACAGCTTTTCCATTTGCATGATTCTGGTGTAGACCAGTCCTGCATAGACACTCTCCCCATCTTCCTCTACAAAGCTATCATTGGCTTGAAAGACCCTTTTGACTGTGCTGTGTGTTTGTGTGAGTTTGAGCCTGATGACAAGCTTAGACTTCTCCCCATGTGCAGCCATGCTTTCCATCTTGGTTGCATAGACACATGGCTCTTGTCCCACTCCACCTGCCCACTTTGCAGGACTAGTCTTCTTCTCCCTCATCATGATCACTGCTTAGTTTCCCCAGCTTGTTGCATTCCCATGGTTCTTGTTTTAGAGTCTGGGAATGTGAGTTCTAGAGAGATTTGTAGTTCAGATCAAGTGCTTGCTGAACATGATGGTCATGGTCATGATCTTGAACATGATGATCAAAGCATGCAGATTGTTCAAgttcttgatgatgttttggAGGAGAAGCTGATGGTGCCTGTCAAGCTTGGAAAGTTTAGAAGTACCACAAGTACTACCACTACTGCTCATGATCAAGTTCATGAAGGTACAAGCTCTGACCAAAAGATAGATCAAAGGAGATGTTTCTCAATGGGTTCCTGTGAGTATGTTATGGATCATAGGTCTTTACTTCAAGTGGCCATTAAACCAAGTTCTAATAAGAAGAAGATCATGAGTGGCCGGTTTCATTCATCAAGGAGCTTTGAATCTAGtgatcatcatcataatcatcgtGCAATTGGGAATGTTTTGCAGAAGGAAAGCTTCTCCTTCTCAAAGATTTGGCTTAAAGAGAAGCACAAGGAGAGTAGTTCAGTGCTTTCTAGGTCTGAAGAAGCTCCATCTTTTGCAAGAAGAACACTTCTTTGGCTTGTTGGAAAACAGGAGAACAAGATGGTCAACcaagtttga